In Capsicum annuum cultivar UCD-10X-F1 chromosome 7, UCD10Xv1.1, whole genome shotgun sequence, one genomic interval encodes:
- the LOC107876603 gene encoding uncharacterized protein LOC107876603, whose amino-acid sequence MSENSVNIDVLDLCYYSEFCPLRTSRTPSNPGRRFFGCKVPKENGGCGYFRWIDPKPSIFVHQYSEVESSLMIRCKDGENLCDRLKQKLKDVEQERDTLCEKLKDSEGKLIALRQKLKKVKLERECVKLKLNRLVLLLLIILTVKWFFNMV is encoded by the exons ATGTCGGAAAATTCCGTCAATATTGATGTTCTCGATTTGTGTTACTATTCTGAATTTTGTCCTTTAAGAACTTCAAGGACTCCTTCAAATCCGGGTCGTAGATTTTTTGGATGTAAAGTTCCAAAG gaaaatggtGGATGTGGgtactttagatggattgatccaaaaccttcaatattTGTGCATCAATATTCTGAGGTAGAATCGAGCTTAATGATTAGGTGCAAAGATGGTGAAAATTTGTGTGATCGATTGAAGCAAAAGCTCAAAGACGTTGAACAAGAAAGAGACactttgtgtgagaaattgaaagatagtgAAGGGAAGTTGATTGCATTgaggcaaaaactcaaaaaagttaaACTTGAAAGGGAATGTGTTAAGCTCAAATTGAATAGACTTGTTCTACTTCTTCTCATTATTCTAACTGTAAAGTGGTTCTTTAATATGGTGTAA